In Salvelinus sp. IW2-2015 unplaced genomic scaffold, ASM291031v2 Un_scaffold596, whole genome shotgun sequence, the genomic stretch ATAGGTAGGGATGAGGAAGTAAGAAAAGGAAATGTGGATATTTAACAGTATTTTTGGGCTCATCCTATTATCACATAAACGTGTGTTACATAAGATGCATTGTTTTTTTACTAAGAGGGAAAAGAATCTAAATATACAGCGTGGTCAGACTGACTGAAAAACATGAAGGAAGAACTTCAGGAGTTTGTCACATACACAACAAAGACCATTAAAGAGAGATTGATTTAAAAAGCAAGAGATAGTAGAAACATTGTTCACTGGGAGGGATCCCCATTACCTTCGGCCACCACAGTAAGCTCCACCTCCTTTTCCACTGTGATATATTCATTATCCAATGGGAGGAAGAGGGTGCGCTGGAAGGTGCAGCGGTAGGTCCCTGTGTCATTAAACGTGACGTTGTGAATGAAGACGGCTCCTATCTGTACATCCTTACTCCCCATTGTTCCCTGCCACTCTAGCCGGTCACTAAAGTCCCCGTGGAGGGTGTTGGGGTGTGGGTGGTCATAGTGAAAGATCTTAAAAGAAAGTAGAACACCCACACAGTGTTTATACACTCCCAGATGATAAATTACGTAATATTTCACCCACGGTATTATACATGCATTCCTCTATACCAAATTGTTCCATATTGTCATTTTTAGCCTTTCTATTGTCTTGGTAGTCACGTCCCattttatttacagtgcatttaacAAGTTTCATTACACTTTACAAAAACATTATACACTTACATAATACACACTAATTAATACATAATACACTTTACAGCTAGTCAGTATGTAGTAGGCCTACTTACGTGGATatactcctcctctcctgtggCTCTGAAGTGCCAGTCAACCGTGGTATGGGCCTggacctcctctctcctcttacagGAGATGCAGCCCATGAGGAAGCTCTCCCCGGCCACCGCCTCTGTCATGGAGTCCACCTCTGCACAGCCCCCATGACAATGTGGCACTTGGGTAACCAGGGGATCATGATGCCAGAGGCAGAGTAAGAGGAGTGGGGAGTTGGGgccagaagagagaagagcaaggAATTAGACAGCAGTTTGACATGATGATGAAATACTCGCCCAAGATCAGTGGGGttataaataacaacaacaataacatgaTCAGGAACAATACATCGTATTGATAATTATAATTATGTATAATATAATAACCAAGCTAAAATTTTTAATTTTTGTCGGCTACATATCATTTTATAACAGCAGTACACACTTGACTTTTGCATTAGGCCATAGCCTTATAGTATGTTATGCAGGCTGATTCGTTATCTTTTTGGTCTCAATTTTTTTAAGGGAAAACTTACCACAAAGAACAAAGACCAGGAGTGACGATAATAACTGTTGTATCATTTTTCTTCCAAAACTCTTGCCAGCAAATGAATTGAATAAAATCCCCCTATTTTAATTTTCTTGCTTTACTCCCCACGAGTTTCTTCTTGCATGAAACGGAGTGAACTAATTTCCAATAGGTTGCTATGTTGTTAACTTCGCCATTGTTAATCAATACTTTTTCTACCTTATTCTGGCATGTTCTGATTTCCGCTTAATCAGAGTTAGTTTGACATTTCCAAATGATAACTGTTCAGATCAAAACGGATTGAAGTTTATGTATGATCTCTATCAATTAATCGGAGTCTATTACTTATTAATTTGCTTCAAGCTACGCGAATAATAACAACACAGAAGCCATCGATGCAGTTTCCAGCCTACACTCTAGTCTACACAGTATGAGTTCGTATTTTACAATGCTATTTTTAGACCGTGTGAATACATGCCTGTCTTGAATGTCCAACAGTTTTAGCGCACCCAGGCTAAGGCCAAAGAGAAGTTGAAATCAATGTACTATTGCATGATAGCCAAGCCAACCAAACCTTTCTAATGCAAATCATAGCCAACTAATTACCATATGGGGCTGTTTCTTGTACACATCATTTAAGCTTTGTTTTAACCAACAACCTATTCTTATTTTATCAATCAATTAAATAGTTATTTGTTTGGATTCTTTCAGTGGCCTATGGTTTTGATTGAATCAATGTCAATGATCATTCTGGTTTTAATCTCTGAGAATAGATGGACCCTATAGGCAGTAATGAAACTGCAGTTGTAATGCACATTGCCCAATTAACAGTTTGGTTATGAAGGATGGTTATTTTGATAAACATTTTGTCCACACTCTaagttgagagaaaaaaatctacaAATAAGTATTCATTTCACTATCACTGACCAGGAAATGTGACATAATGTCAAATTTGTTAAGCAAATGAGGCAAGATACAGACATGCGTATGTGTATTCAAATGTGTGCCTGTCTATAGTTTGCTTATAGGACACACATGATGCACAACTCTATAATGTTCCAGAATATCAAACAATCCATGAATGTATTTGTCATTGTTGGCCTTTCCTAGtagtgtcagaagtgggatggaaAATGaagttattatattatatttctaATAACTTCCTTGGCAAAAGCAACACTTTCTTCAACTGTCAGTCTGATGCACAGGCAGGGTTGACTCAGCATCAACAAGATGTATCTGATGTCATCAGATATCTGTTATCAGGAATCTGAAGCTCATTCAATGCAAAATTACTTGGAAACACAAGGCTATTGCAATAGAAGGCAAGGTCCACAAAACAGATGACTGAAGGACAACATAATGACAAAAAGACCCAAGGAGCAGATAGCCTATGAGGATCTAATAACATGCCATCCATCACCTCTCTACCTTGTCTGTATGTACACATGTCTACCTCACATGTTTTCAAGTGTATTTGTTATGTGAGGAAATCTCAGCTGGTTAATGAAATGTGCTCTACTGATGTACAGTAATTTGATATGCGCAATAACAAGAGATGCAATTAATCTCTGTTTCATCGAATGTCTAGGTCTATTTGTATGTCTAGGACATTCTCATgtgatgcaacacacacacaccacacacacacacacacaacacacacacacacacacaacacacaacacacacacacacacacacacacacacaccacacacacacacacacacagacacacacacacaggtttactTAGACCTTGAGGGTGACAACATTAAAGCTTTAAAGCAAATATGACTCATGATAAACAGTTAACAGTTGTGTATGAAAACTGATGCCTGTTgatgtagagggggggggggtatccatTTGTTATTGTGCTTTCACCACTCCtgtatagaacacacacacacacgcgcacacacacacacgcgcgcacacacacacacctaccctcTATTCCAAACCACACATGctggtgttttttatttttagcccAGATCTGGTTTCTAGTTTCCCATTCTGCGAAGGGAAGCGTTCAGCAACACATCTCTCCGTGACCTGGTTTGCGCAGGCATAAACTCGGATTCTCCTTGAGTCGTTGGCACCATGGAACTGGAGCTGTCCAGGTGTTTATAACCGGATGTAAAATACCATGAAGCGCGAAGATGTAAAACAAAGAGGGAATTCTGAAAATGCTAAGTAATTGCGACCACTATTGGCTATTCTTCTGAATAATTGTCTCGTAAAATAGTCTGATAAACTGAAGCTCGAGTGAAACTAATAAACCCCTGTGAGAAGAGCAGCTTTTACCAGCAACATTATTCAGGTATGGACGTATAATAGTGTGATAGATTTGTTTAAATTTAAAGTGGtttatttatcatattaaatgtaACAAACGAACACACCAACGTATTTTATTGATTTGATATTTCTTTGCACTTTACATACAGCCCTGTAGCCCATTTGTTCCTGAAGTATCAATCATGATGTAGACAAAATGTATACTGAGCAGTCTATTTCTTGAAAAACTTTTCACAAGTTTTTGAGGTAACGGCTAAGACAACAATGTTATAGCCTAGTTACACAGGTACTTATACAATATATGCCTACACATGGAAACGAGGGTGAGCAGAGAGAGCATATTGTAAGTAAATATTGTCACGTGCATGAACACTGTCCATGTCTCTGCCCCTGTCTAGATGTCATACACAAATATTGACCTGTTGTTGACCATTGCACTTTCATATTAACCTAAATATTATACATTTATACATACATCTTGTTAGGCTTCTAAAATTCTCagttttattaattattattataaaacatAGGTTACTGTATTGTCTGTTGTTTCTCTGATAGAATGTCCAAGTGGTGAAACCAAATGCTCTTGTTCCTTGTCAATATCCCCTTCTTGCTTTCAGTCTTCTACCAGAACAAGGTGACCTGTCCTTCACCCAGGCGCCTGCAGCCGCAAAGTATTCGACTGCATGGATATCGTATCTCTCAGCTCGGCCCGAAATTAATCAGTtacagctcagagagagagagagagtagccgatagcagcatacacacacaagcgTTGCAGCAATGGTGGACCACTGTGACCTACCTCATAAAGGTGAGATCCGGACTAATAAACCTATATTAATCAATAATATCAAGGTTGTTTCATAATAatttaaatatgtgtattttgTTGTACTTTTCCTCTGTGTGAAATTTTAAGCGTGCTTAAGTCCATTATTTTGCATATCATTATTGTGACTGCACACACTTGAATCACAAGAGGGCGCAACAAGTCTATTCCCGGCCTTCAtctatacatttctatctgcattaTTGGACATGGTTTAAACAGCTCCCATGGTATTAAGTCATTAATTGAGAGGCATTACAGATTGACAGATTGTTGTGGGCGCTATCCATGCAATTTGTATTCTAGTGTTGATCGTTGAGATGGCGTTGATTCAGTCACCTGCGGCTGAATAAAGTTTCACCGTTTTAAGCCCGCCCTACTAGGATATAGCTTCGTTTGATTCGCTTAAAGTGCTCCAATCATCATGAGAACCCGTTATTTGTCATCCAGCGTTCTTATCACCAGACTGTACCACAAGTTTTGGGGAAAGGGTTATAATTAAAAAATTATTATGtaacaatgtattattatttagcaATATTTTAAAGCATAAAAATCAACCCACAGTGAGATATTTGTGTTGCTTCGAATCATAATGTTACATTTTAGAAGTAGTCAGGAAATATACTAATATATATGACTGTTGATGCCCCCCTCTTCAAAGTTTTTGTTTGGCTCTGTTGAGATTCCGCTTCGATCGCTTTCTGTCTTGCAGAAGTTATTTAGCCAAAAGTGCTAGACACAAAAATGGGAAACATTAAAGTTTCCCCTATAAGACAACAAGATAAAAGCACAATAAATACCAGCAAGCGATGTAGCTAGTGTTAGCAAGCCAGTTAACGTCAGACCAGCAGACAACGAACCGCGTTACCCGGTACTTAGCTAGCTGGTTTA encodes the following:
- the si:ch211-225p5.8 gene encoding sodium channel regulatory subunit beta-1, which translates into the protein MIQQLLSSLLVFVLCVPHCHGGCAEVDSMTEAVAGESFLMGCISCKRREEVQAHTTVDWHFRATGEEEYIHIFHYDHPHPNTLHGDFSDRLEWQGTMGSKDVQIGAVFIHNVTFNDTGTYRCTFQRTLFLPLDNEYITVEKEVELTVVAEANRELLSVVSEIMMYVLIVVLQLWMIVVLIHCYNKIWAEHEARDARKALRAQKLALIKESLDSKDNCDGVLLE